The Takifugu flavidus isolate HTHZ2018 chromosome 21, ASM371156v2, whole genome shotgun sequence genome has a window encoding:
- the pag1 gene encoding phosphoprotein associated with glycosphingolipid-enriched microdomains 1, with amino-acid sequence MAPVLSGVWWGPEASVVRSEVAADAGAALWSGGVQLVLAVVLSTLTLLLLVSVLLLLCASCQGQKKAANGPEEGDHENLMNGVPEKEAVSQSAESPATDAAVSSSRNGPLTSGTVLTDTQASSPQPSEEILSSQSELRSSKCPQDRELPSIPPDSALAGPPASGDSTYEVVKEIAATSRDVSAEDSLYETVKEIKDPPAHLGLPNGTAQPSPDVPPHHPHALLNGHLSPVTPERGPLCAGAEYASIDLKKKSRHSADMESKRRSNNANVPSHGPPEEPEDLPPPVPEKVLDENDNQPVLVNGSAGAGLHNGELDSPLSPAPGIDSPTLSDKEAPLYSSVAKTNCDEAVREEDKEHDYSSIAEIKGLVTSSSDLYATVRDIYSQPEQPEEPVLDGTDPGYETIRLPKTSSSDDDRKGGAGEEGPDAATAEPDYECVGEVGLTGEMSRL; translated from the exons ATGGCTCCAGTGCTGAGCGGGGTGTGGTGGGGGCCGGAGGCAAGCGTGGTCCGCTCGGAGGTGGCGGCTGATGCCGGAGCGGCGCTGTGGTCGGGAGGCgtgcagctggttctggccgTGGTGCTCAGCACCctgaccctcctgctgctggtctctgttctgctgctgctgtgcgcCAGCTGCCAGGG gcAGAAGAAGGCGGCCAATGGCCCCGAAGAGGGAGATCACGAGAACCTCATGAACGGA GTGCCGGAGAAGGAGGCGGTCAGCCAGTCGGCAGAGAGCCCGGCGACCGACGCGGCCGTCAGCAGCTCTCGCAACGGCCCCCTAACCAGCGGTACAG TCCTCACAGACACTCAGGCCTCGAGCCCCCAGCCCTCGGAGGAGATTctctccagccaatcagagctcagGTCCTCCAAATGTCCTCAGGACCGCGAACTCCCCAGCATTCCTCCTGACAGCGCCCTTGCTGGACCCCCGGCCTCAGGAGACAGCACCTACGAG GTTGTGAAGGAGATCGCCGCCACCTCGCGGGACGTGAGCGCCGAAGACTCCTTGTACGAAACGGTCAAGGAGATCAAAGATCCGCCAGCGCATCTGGGCCTCCCTAACGGTACCGCCCAGCCGAGCCCTGACGTGCCTCCCCATCACCCTCACGCCCTTCTCAATGGCCACCTCAGCCCGGTCACGCCTGAGCGCGGCCCGCTCTGCGCGGGGGCGGAGTACGCCTCCATCGACTTGAAAAAGAAGAGCCGCCACAGCGCCGACATGGAGTCCAAAAGGCGCTCCAATAACGCCAACGTGCCCTCCCACGGGCCTCCGGAGGAGCCGGAGGACCTGCCTCCACCAGTACCAGAGAAGGTTCTGGACGAAAACGACAACCAGCCGGTGCTGGTGAACGGGTCAGCCGGCGCCGGGCTACACAACGGGGAG TTGGACTCCCCCCTGTCTCCCGCCCCGGGGATCGACAGCCCCACTCTGTCAGACAAAGAG GCGCCGCTGTACTCCTCCGTCGCCAAAACAAACTGTGACGAGGCCGTGagggaggaagacaaagagCACGACTACAGCAGCATCGCAGAGATCAAAGGCCTGGTCACGTCCTCCAGCGACCTCTACGCCACCGTCCGAGACATCTACTCCCAGCCGGAGCAGCCGGAAGAGCCCGTCCTGGACGGCACGGATCCCGGCTACGAAACCATCCGCCTCCCAAAGACTAGCAGCTCCGACGACGACCGTAAGGGGGGGGCCGGCGAGGAGGGGCCGGACGCCGCCACGGCTGAGCCCGACTACGAGTGCGTGGGAGAGGTTGGTCTGACCGGTGAAATGTCCCGACTCTGA